The sequence TAAGATTAAACGAATATCAAGCAGATGAATTTGCAATAAAGTTAACCATGGATCCAGAAACTTTTAAAAATACTCTCATTAAATTATATAAAGATAATCTGTCCAATCCTATACCCCATCCTCTTTATGTATTTTTTAACTATTCCCATCCGCCCTTAGTAGATAGAATAAGACACATATTTAACTTTTATGATAGATACAAAGCCAAATGTAGTGAATCTAATTAATTTAGCTTGGCTCTTAAGTATTGAACAGGCCATTCTATATTTTGTTTTAATATCCTTGCTGCATACAGTGGCCAATATGGGTTTCTAAGTAATTCTCTGCCAAGAAGCACAACGTCGGCTTGTTCAGTACAAAGGATATGTTCAGCTTGATAGGGATCAACGATCATACCCAATAGAACGGGTAGATAGTGTGTAATGTGCCACTCATTAATAATTCCATCAACCGCACTATATTGACACATTGGCGACATAAAGATCCTGTTTCTAAATTCTAAATCTCTTATTTTGATCCTCGAAAAAAGTTTGTTCTCCATAATAAACCTCATAAGTAATAAATTATTTAACTTCTATTTTACACCAATTTGCCACCAATTTACTCTATTATTTTTTTGTTGTTTTATTTGATACATTGCAATATCAGCCTTTCTAATTAATTCTTCTGGCTTGGTTGAATCAATCGGGTAAATTGATGCCCCCAATGACATCTCGATTCTTACACTTTTTCCAGGTATTAATTCATAATCTTCCTCAACTGCAAGATGTATCCTATTAAAAGCACTCTTTAGTTGATTTAAATATTCTTCATTATTAAGTCCATCTATTAGAACTATAAATTCATCCCCTCCAATTCTTGCAACTAGATCGCTAGATCTAAGATTTAACCTAAGCCTGTTTGCAAATTCTTTCAGAAGCTTGTCCCCCATACTGTGTCCAAATGTATCGTTTACAACTTTGAAATCGTCAAGGTCTATCATGCATACTGCAAACACACTTTTATTTCTTTTCGCCCTTGCTACAAAGTATTGTAAATCTTCCATTAAAGCCCTTCTATTTAGCAAATTAGTAAGAGGGTCAATTCTTGCTTGATCGTGTAGCTTAATTTCTAAATTAAATCTATCGGTAACGTCAATAAGCGTCCATATAGCTAATTCTTCGTCCTTTATTTTTACAAGGCAAAACCCTATATCACAGTAAATCTCCTTTTTATTCTGTGTTATCATCTTTATGTTGTTTATAAAAACCTTTTTATTATCCTTAGTATCAGAATAAAACTTCTTTATTTTTTCATACTCAACTTCAGAAGAAAATAAGATATTCATAGATTTACCCATTAGATCAACAGCCGAATGATATCCAAAAATACTTAATGCCCTTGAATTTACGTTAATAATATTTTCTTCTTTAGTCATTACAACTCCAGCCAAAGTATTCTCAAGAAGCGCTTCCTGAATTATCATAAGATTTCGTTCAGTTTGCAAAAGCTCAATCCTCTCAAGACCATTGGAAATATCTCTCACCAAATCTTCCAAAGCCTCTTTTAGTTCTGAATCGAAATAATTAGGTTCGTCACTTGCTAAAATAAATATAGCATACAACTTCTCATGAAAGTATATTGGCAAACCAGCCCCTGATCTAACGCCTAGAGCTAATAATTTTTCTTTAATGTTTTTAGACACATCAAATTCTTCATAAGATTGGATATAGACAGGCTTTTTTGTATTCCAAACATAAGACATAAGGTTTTTGCCTCTGTTCTCATCTAAATTTACGCTAAAATCTATTTGATTTAAAAAGTCAGTGTTTCCTGATTTTGCATAAAAGATTATTTCACCGTTGGGGTTTGGACATGCTATATAAGAAAAAAGCATTTTTGTATAATAAAGAGTAAGATCGCATACAGACTGAAAAAGGTCTTTCTCAGATTCTGTGCTTAAAATTATTTTATTCACATTTGCTCTGAGAGTGTTGATTATAGATAATTTCTTTAGCTTATTTACATACTCATGTTCTTTCGCCCTTTGCATTTGATACCTTTCTGTAACGTCAAAAAAGGTCCAGACAGTCACTGAATCCATCAGATTCTCTTCTTCGTTTATAACTCCGCCAGAAATATCACAAATTATATATCCTCCATCAGCTTTTAAAAGTTTAACGTCTCTTAACTGAGCAGTCTTTTTAGTAGCAAGATCTTCATAAAGCTTTCCTGTCCTTTCAAAATGTTCATTATCAAAATACAGGATCTTTGAACTTTTCCCAATAAGATCGTTAATATTTTTATATCCAAGCATATTTAAAAATCTTTTGTTAACTGATAAAATTACTCTATTTTTCAATACAACTATTCCAGCAAGAGTGTGCTCTATCATTGCACTGTTAAAAGCCTGTCCTTTTTCTATTTGGTTCTTCAATACAGAAAATAGCAGTACAGCAAAGCTCATTGCAGAAGAAAAAACTTCAACATCAAAAATGGGATTGCCTTTCATAAGTAAATAATATGGCCCAAATCCAAATATAGTGGCATAAAACATTAACAAAAATACTAAAGAAATAAGAAAATAAGTAATAAGAAAGTCGAGGCTAAATACAGACCAAACAGTAGGCAAAATTACAACGAATAATAGCCCTATTCTCATACCATCGTCTAAATTTGGCAATATGAAGCAAAGATACCATAAAGTAATAGTTAAAATGATGAGAACAAAAAATTCTACAATATCTTTCTTTGATTTAAATACGTTTACCAAATTTCTCCTCTTAATCCACAGCAAATAAAGAAATGGTGTAATAGATATAATAGTAGCAAATTCTGATATAAACCAATTTTCTATAAAATTTAATAAATCACTATAAACAATCCTTCCATAAGTTAAAAAGATAAATGAAACACACAAAGATGAAATAAGCGGTTTTATGATACCTAAAAAAATTGCAAAAATTAGAAAATTTTTAACGTCCTTGAATACATCTCTAAAATCAAATCTAAGTCTTTTCACAATAAGAAGGCTAATCAAAAGCGAAAAAGTATCTATAAAAGCCACAAAAAATGAAAAATTTATCCCCCCATTAAAAAACAATAAGCTTGCAAAATATAATCCCGAAAATATGCCAGGAAGAGGATATTCTCTCCATATAAGTACTGAAAAAACTGCAAACGCATCTGGTGGCCAGAAAGGCGAAATACCAGGAAAGAATAAAGAGGGAATCCAAGAAAGCAATAGATACCCTAAAAAAATTAGAATATTTATTAAAGTAAACCTTTTAATTTTTGACATATTCCTCAAATTTAGAAAAAACAATGCAAATTCTATACTACCATAAAATTTTTAAAAACATAAAGAATTTATTTTATCAATTCCTTTCCAACAGATATTTGGCCAAGAGCAATAGAGGAGTCGTTTAAAGGAATCCTATGAGGCAAAAAAACTTCAAAACCAAAAAGTTCTAAGGCCTCCCAGATTCTTTTCAACAATATTTTATTTACAAATGCACCTCCGCATAGCACAACTTTTCTGATTTTGTGCATATCATAAATAGCCTGAACACAATTTACGCTGATTTGTGATATTGCATTGTGAAAGGATAGGGCAATATCCTCAACAGGCACGCCTTTTTCTTTCATCTCCAATATATTTTTTATTATTTGATTGACAGGAATTTCTACTTCATTAGATAAGTCAAGATCTATTTCAAATGGATAAATTTTTTTCCCAGTTAAAGCTAATTCTTCCAGTTTTTGTGCAGCTTCAGCTTCAGTACTTACAACACTTGAAACCCCTAATATTGCAGCAACGCCATCAAAGAGCCTTCCAATACTGCAAGTTAGCGGACAATTTATGTTCTTATTTAACATACTTAAAATGATTTCTATACTATCTCTATCCACAATTTTTATAAATTTTGCCAATTCAATATCGGTTAACCCTAAGTCGTAAAGCAAAGAAAGCCCGATCCTATATATTTCTTTAATTGCCTTTTCAGAGCCTGGCAACTTAAAATATGAAAAATGAAAAACTCTTTTGAATTCTTTTCTATTAGCAAGCAAAAATTCGCTACCCCATATTCTTCCATCCGTGCCATATCCTGTTCCATCAAATGCAAGTCCTATAACTTCATCGTAAATACCGTGCTCTTCCATCACAGCCGCAATATGTGCGTGATGGTGCTGAACAAAGAGTCTCTCTGAATTAAGAGATATTTCATCTGTAAGCCTCGTGGTAAAATAATTTGGGTGTAGATCAGAAATAAAAACTTCAGGCTTTATATCGAAAACCTTCTCAAAATGAGCAAGAGTATTTTTATAAACACTATAGGTATCAACAGATTCAAGATCGCCAAGATACTGGCTCAAAAAAATTACATTATCTTTAGATAGCGCAAAACTGCTCTTCAGATCTGCTCCTGCTGCAAAGATATGTTTTCTAAATTTTTTTGTAAAGAAGGGAATTGGAACGAATCCTCTCGAACGCCTGACAAAGAACTCTTTTTCGTTCAAAACAAACATTACGCTATCATCGCTTTGAATTGCAATTTCTCTATTATATGTAACAAAATAATCAGCAATATCATAAAGTTTTTCAAAAGCTACGTCGTCTTTATATACGATTGGCTCATCAGATAAATTCGCGCTGGTCATAACCAGAATCATAGCTTTATCTTTATCAAATAAAAGATACTGAAACGGTGTATATGGAAGCATTATTCCAATATAAGTTAAGTCAGGAGCTATATACCTACTAATTTTTTCTAAAGCTTTCTCTTTTTGTTTTAATAAAACTATAGGTCTTGCCCTTGAAGTAAGAAGCTCTAGTTCCTTTTTTGTAGTATATAAAAAATCACTAACTGCATTAATATTTGCCATAAGGGCAAACGGCTTAAATGGCCTTCTTTTCCTTTTTCTTAGTTCTAAAACAGCTTCGTCGTTTTTTGCATCAACTGCAAGATGAAACCCCCCTAAACCTTTAATTGCAACTATTTTCCCATTCATTAGGAGATTATAAGTTTCTTTTACTATATCATCAACGTTATCTTTTATTAGGTTTTTGTCTCTGTCATATAAATAAACGCTAGGACCACATAAAGGGCAAGCAGTAGGTTGTGTATGAAATCTTCTATCAAGTGGATCAGAATATTCTCTTTTGCATTCGGGACAAAGTTCGAAAGGGTTCATAGTAGTATTCTTCCTGTCATATGGAATGTCATAGATAATACTAAATCTAGGTCCACAGTTTGTACAGGTTATAAATGGATAGTGAAATCTTCTGTTAGTTTTATCAAATAGCTCCCTAAGACAATCATCACACACATTCGTATCAGGAGGTATAAAAGTTGTCTTTTTGTCGGTTTGTTTGCTCTTGTCTATGACAAAACCCCTATATCCCACCATTTCTCTTTGTTCTGAACGAATACTGCTAACTACTGCTAGAGGTGGAAAATCATTTTTTATTGCTATCAAAAATTTACTTAGATTTTCTTCTTCTCCTTCAACCTCAATAGTTACTCCTTCAGTATCGTTTAAACAATAACCATTCAAAGATAGTTCTTTAGCTAGTCTATATATAAATGGTCTAAAACCAACTCCTTGAACTATTCCTTCAACTCTTGCAAAGATATGTTTTAGCATATATAAATGATATCAACTTGTAAAAAGAATAGCAATAATTTGGAAGTCTAAATGCCTATCTAATTTTGAAGTTAAATCTTGCTCCTATGACCTGTCCTATTACAGAACCAATTACCAAAAGCGGTATAAAGTATACACTTATACCTAGAAAAATTCTTGGTAAGGCTATAAAAGGTATTGGGAGATGAACATATAAAAACCATTTTTTAGAAAACTTATTAACTTTTGATCTTAACCTACCAAAAGGAACATTTAGTAGTATAGAAAGTACAAACACAATTAAAACGTTATAAGTTTTTTCCATATAATCACCTTCTGAATTACTGAGGGCGCTTATAAGCGCCCTCAGTAATAATAATTTTAATTATTATATATTATTTAACTACTTTGCTACAAATTTCGATACTTCATCTCCTCTTTCTTCTACAATCTCCTTAATATCATCAGTGTAATGCGCACTATTTACTGCCCAGAAGAAGAAAATTATTGATACAGC comes from Thermodesulfobium acidiphilum and encodes:
- a CDS encoding diguanylate cyclase, translated to MSKIKRFTLINILIFLGYLLLSWIPSLFFPGISPFWPPDAFAVFSVLIWREYPLPGIFSGLYFASLLFFNGGINFSFFVAFIDTFSLLISLLIVKRLRFDFRDVFKDVKNFLIFAIFLGIIKPLISSLCVSFIFLTYGRIVYSDLLNFIENWFISEFATIISITPFLYLLWIKRRNLVNVFKSKKDIVEFFVLIILTITLWYLCFILPNLDDGMRIGLLFVVILPTVWSVFSLDFLITYFLISLVFLLMFYATIFGFGPYYLLMKGNPIFDVEVFSSAMSFAVLLFSVLKNQIEKGQAFNSAMIEHTLAGIVVLKNRVILSVNKRFLNMLGYKNINDLIGKSSKILYFDNEHFERTGKLYEDLATKKTAQLRDVKLLKADGGYIICDISGGVINEEENLMDSVTVWTFFDVTERYQMQRAKEHEYVNKLKKLSIINTLRANVNKIILSTESEKDLFQSVCDLTLYYTKMLFSYIACPNPNGEIIFYAKSGNTDFLNQIDFSVNLDENRGKNLMSYVWNTKKPVYIQSYEEFDVSKNIKEKLLALGVRSGAGLPIYFHEKLYAIFILASDEPNYFDSELKEALEDLVRDISNGLERIELLQTERNLMIIQEALLENTLAGVVMTKEENIINVNSRALSIFGYHSAVDLMGKSMNILFSSEVEYEKIKKFYSDTKDNKKVFINNIKMITQNKKEIYCDIGFCLVKIKDEELAIWTLIDVTDRFNLEIKLHDQARIDPLTNLLNRRALMEDLQYFVARAKRNKSVFAVCMIDLDDFKVVNDTFGHSMGDKLLKEFANRLRLNLRSSDLVARIGGDEFIVLIDGLNNEEYLNQLKSAFNRIHLAVEEDYELIPGKSVRIEMSLGASIYPIDSTKPEELIRKADIAMYQIKQQKNNRVNWWQIGVK
- the hypF gene encoding carbamoyltransferase HypF; this translates as MLKHIFARVEGIVQGVGFRPFIYRLAKELSLNGYCLNDTEGVTIEVEGEEENLSKFLIAIKNDFPPLAVVSSIRSEQREMVGYRGFVIDKSKQTDKKTTFIPPDTNVCDDCLRELFDKTNRRFHYPFITCTNCGPRFSIIYDIPYDRKNTTMNPFELCPECKREYSDPLDRRFHTQPTACPLCGPSVYLYDRDKNLIKDNVDDIVKETYNLLMNGKIVAIKGLGGFHLAVDAKNDEAVLELRKRKRRPFKPFALMANINAVSDFLYTTKKELELLTSRARPIVLLKQKEKALEKISRYIAPDLTYIGIMLPYTPFQYLLFDKDKAMILVMTSANLSDEPIVYKDDVAFEKLYDIADYFVTYNREIAIQSDDSVMFVLNEKEFFVRRSRGFVPIPFFTKKFRKHIFAAGADLKSSFALSKDNVIFLSQYLGDLESVDTYSVYKNTLAHFEKVFDIKPEVFISDLHPNYFTTRLTDEISLNSERLFVQHHHAHIAAVMEEHGIYDEVIGLAFDGTGYGTDGRIWGSEFLLANRKEFKRVFHFSYFKLPGSEKAIKEIYRIGLSLLYDLGLTDIELAKFIKIVDRDSIEIILSMLNKNINCPLTCSIGRLFDGVAAILGVSSVVSTEAEAAQKLEELALTGKKIYPFEIDLDLSNEVEIPVNQIIKNILEMKEKGVPVEDIALSFHNAISQISVNCVQAIYDMHKIRKVVLCGGAFVNKILLKRIWEALELFGFEVFLPHRIPLNDSSIALGQISVGKELIK